gcgcatgtggtataatcgcctgtgtgagtacctattgaaagaagggcacaagaatgattcaatttgtccttgtatttttataaaaagatctggatttgaatttgttataatctttGTGTATgttgattcaaatatcattacaaCTCCTAGgcagcttcctaaagcagtaaactgtttaaagaaagaatttgaaatgaaagattttggaaagacaaaattttgtcttggtctacaaattgagtatatgaaatataaaatttttatcaatcaatcagcatacactaaaaagattttaaagcgattttatatgggataaagcacatccatttagtaccccgatggttgtgagatcactcgatataaataaagatccattctgacctcatgaaaataatgaagaacttgttggtcctgaagtactatatcttagtgcaattgatgcactaatgtatcttgctaacactaaaGGCGTGACATAAcattttcagttaatgtcttaacaagatatagctctgctcctacaaggagacattgaaGTGAAATCAAATACATATTGtgttatctaaaagggactaccaatgtgggcttattttatggcaatgattgcaatcccgatcttgttggttatgccgatgtaaagtatttatctgacacacacaaggcttgatttcaaacatgctatgtgtttacatgtggaggcactgtcatatcttggtgatcgactaagcaatcaatcgtggctacttcttctaatcatgctgagataatttctattcatgaagcaagtcgagaatgtatttggttgaggtctataatatatcttatccgagacaaatgtggtttgaagtttgacaaactacccataattttgtatgaagacaatgcagcatgcatagcccaattgaagggatgaTTCATAAAAGAAGATAAGACAAAACACAttttaccaaagttatttttcacacatgatcttcaaaagaatggtgatatcaatgtgcaacagattcgttcaagtgataatatggttgatttgttcaccaaatctctactgacgtcaaccttcaagaaactggtGTACAAGATTAGGATGCGAAGGCTGAAGGATGTGaactgatgctctcatcagggggagttaatacgcggtgtactctttttctcttgcaaggttttgtcccaccgggttttccttgcaaagtttttaacgaggcaaccaaaaggcgtatttctaaatatgtgtactctttttccttcattaggattttttttcccataaggttttttcctaataaggttttaatgaggcacattatttatggacatccaagggggagtgttatgataaatatcatattatggtggatgtctactgtacctccatgatcttcatgtcaaatgcttaatgacatattcaatgacatattttctatgttcaatgacatattccatgacatattttctttactttttatgcctatataaaggccttgtaatagatagaaaaatacacacaattaaagaaaaaaatctcttccttctctctatctccatttcttgttcatgttttactaaattacttttatttccttgttccatattgctactttgaattatattttataacaaatcTTACTTTTTTCGCAATTCATGTTAAGTCTAACAATCAGATAAGGCATTAGCGCAAATAATTTTTTTGAAGCACTATTTTGTACTTATTCTCTTTAGTTCAGTCACCTATTGCAGTAGCAGGGAAAATTAGTCCACGGTGGATATAGTCAACGCTAAAAAATTTCAACTCTGTCGGAATGTCCTCGCCGCCGCTGACGGTGGTCACAGATTCCGGCGAACGAGCTCCGCTTCTTCTTTCCAATTCTTCGCCTGAATTAATATTGTCGCACTCGCACGCTACAGATGGAGAAATAGTCTCCGAGCCGGCCGGATCAAAACCTACTCCCAAACAACGTTTGCTCTCTCTCGATGTCTTTAGAGGCCTTACCGTCGCTGTATGATTTTTTTTTGGTTGCTTTTCGAACTGACTGTATCTCCGCCTTTGCTAGAACTTAATTGTATTTGACTAGTTTTGCATGCTTTGCTGTTTAACTTCTCTATGAACATGAAAGAAGCACTTTGATTACAGCTTTTCCTTCAaagcccctatatcaaaatttgtatttttcttctgTGATTTCGCCTTCTGAATTGGGCCTAATTGTGCAAACCAGCAACTAACCATCCCAATGGAATGTTGATATGAAATTCTAAGCTACTCTTTTTGTAGCTGAAAATATCTTCTCTGTGTTCTTTTGTCTTCACTGATGCTGTTTATTTCCTAAGTCAACAAGTTATACTAATGCAAAATGCAACCTTTTCTAGTGCTAAAATGCAATTTTGCAGTTATCTTCCAGTAGGGTTAATGGAGCAATGAAACAACGGAATTGAAAATTTTGAATCTGTTTCTGATTCTAGGATGTATTATAAACTTGTCCTTTCTTTTGGTCTTCTCTGTTAAATTATGTGTGTCTTCTGCGATTTCATGTGGTCTATTCTCTTTGTTATTTGACTTGCTTTAGTCTCCTTTCTTCTTCACCTTAGTTTTCTTTTATGTGGTTTATTTGACAGTTGATGATTTTGGTTGATGATGCTGGAAAGGCTTTCCCATCAATAAACCACTCCCCGTGGTTTGGAGTGACCCTTGCCGACTTTGTGATGCCCTTTTTCCTCTTTATTGTTGGGGTCTCTGCGAGTCTAGTATTCAAGGTACCACTCGTCATGCTTTTCTTGTTAGGTAATCCAATTTTTTTGATTCCAACAGGGATGAGAATCCATTGTTGATGCAGAAAGTTTCCAGCAAACCACAAGCTACAAAGAAAGTCTTACTGAGGACAGTTAAGCTCTTTATTTTGGGAGTGTTCCTTCAAGGTATGCCATTTGCTGAGCACCTCATAACGAGGGAGGGATTCACACTTAAGCGTTATTTGTGAAATGCATTGTATACGCAGGAAAGAAATGACTGTTCAACCGATGCTCTGCCTTCATTTCCTccttatcaaaaaataaaaagtaaaacgGCGTACCCAAGAGTGTGACCCAGAATTCAATGAAGTGGGTGAAATTCTTGGAGTCTAGGGTTTAGATTCCAGAAAAGACAAAAAAACCTAGGTGATTTATTCCCATTTGCGTAATCCTTGGTGCGCCAGAGCTACTTGGTACctgtgctggtgggaggtagcaggtactcGGTGGAATTGTCTAGGTGAGTGCAAGATGGCCCAGACACCACCATTATTTAAAGTAAAATCCCTGTTCATTATAAGCTCTTCCTACTTACCATGTTGAAAAAAATACAGAAATCTTGTTGTCTCAACTATACTTGCAAATGAGCCGAGCTTGCTCAGAATTTAGGATCAACTTATAAACAACAACCTATAATTTGGCTCATTACAATTTGTTGTCTATGTTGTTTGCTTAATCAGACCCTCTGTTTACAAATCGAGGCCCAACGTGGCTAGCTAAACGCAAAACTTGATTTCTTAAAAAACCCACCAATTTGAAATGAACTCTTTCTCTTAGCACAAAACATAGTACATACGGAACTTCAAGGTCTAAATAATCAAAGCCTCATTTATTTGACATAAAAGTGAGGATAAAAAAATAATCAAACGAGTTTTTAGATGTGAGGTTGAAGTCATTGTTGTCTAAACCAAGCTTCCTTTGTGGTGATGGGTGCACGCTGTACAACAGTCAACCATGGTGGACATATTCAAAACAAGGATCATCTATTTGGATGGTATTAGGAAATTGTATAGCTATACTTTGAATAGCCATGGATATGGATTATCAAGGCCATATATTACTGATTATTAGAGAGTTGTTTGTAAATGGAACCTTTTGCTGACTTCGTCAAAATTAAAGTTCTGACTTATTGTTTTGAAAAAACATAAGGAGGAAATGTGCAGTGAGGTAACACCTGGAGGAAAAAGGGCTCAATTGCTTCTCTCCTACGTGAACTGAAAATTTGCCATCATGAGCTTTTGTTGTTATTAGCTAATTAGATATTACGGAAAATTTATAAGGCTTTCTTTTGTAAAATTTTCTCTCAACTGCATTTAAACTCACATATGTTACAAGTCATCGAATCCATGATTACTCATTCTTAGGTGGGTATTTCCATGGGCGCGACAACCTGAGTTATGGAGTTGATATTGCTAGAATTAGATGGATGGGAGTGTTACAGGTACTTTATCTGACAATggcttgtgttccttatttgattttttctttactcGTATAATCCCAGCCTGTCTTCTGCGTCCTTAGGTAGATTAAAACCTTTATTGTTATCTGTATTTCAAGTTCTTTTATATCCTAGCATTATTCTATGTGCTTTTCTGCTGTAGAGGATTTCTATTGGTTATCTATTTGCTTCAATTCTGGAAATTTGGCTTGCCAATGATTATCCTGTTGATTCAGCAAAGGCATTCGTCAGGAGATACTTCTTTCAAGCGTAAGTATACCTCTTGAGATTATGGATCATGTGCTGCTTGGTTCATTCAtggtttattttaatatttttgttggtGATGCACATGGTTGAATTGTTTGTTTCTCTTAATCAGTGTCTTCCTTGATCGAGAATATCACACGTGTCTGTTCAAGATTTTTGTAGTGCTCAAAATTTCGTAGTAGCAGCAGAATATTTATCCATCCACTTGTGGATGAACTAGTACTCTTGAGAATCtgtaaatgatattactactaCTTGTTCCTGCGGGAAAAGTATCTATGATACTTCATGGACTTCACAACAATATTATAGTGATTCAAATGGCTATCCATCAGTTATAGGGAAATACTGCTGGTTGGTATTTGTTATCTTCCTATGTTCATTTTCTTTCTTATATAGCAATCCTTTGACCAGATCAGTCAAAATCTCCTTTCCTTAATTTTGCCTGTTTAGCTTTTCAGTGGATATGTTTCTGTTGCATTTTTTCCCGAGACATACATGGTCCAATACATGATGACCTTTAGCTTTTTGCTCGTCCAGATATATGGGTCCATGCAATAGTAAGATTTTTCATAGTAGCTATAAGGAATAATGAGATCCCAAAACTAATTAATTACACCTTTATGCCAATTAAAAAATTGTAAATTCATGAAGAAGAATAAACTTGTCACAAAGTTTTCTGTACATGATAATGCCACTTATTTTGAGAAGCTTTTCTTACTTTTTCTGCTATGCAGGGTGGCTGGAACCTTAATTGGTCTATCTTACCTGATTTTGCTGTATGGACTCTATGTTCCGGATTGGTTCTTTGAAATATCGAGTCTTGACATGGAATCAGCGGTTTCAGGATATGAATTGAGTACTCAAACTGTAAGAATCTTTCTGAAGTGCTCCAAGATTTTACTTTTCTCTGGTTCAATCTGCTGGTGGCTATTAAACGCCATTCTTTTTCTGCATCAGACATCTGTTAAGTTTTGTCACTCTACATGCCTTATGTTAAGTTTCCTAGAAATCTGAGTCTTCACTTAGTTATTAATTGGGTTATTTTGGGAGGTTCCTGATATCTATTTTTAACAGGTTAACTGTGGAGTGAGGGGCAGTCTTGATCCTCCTTGCAATGTGGTTGGTCTGATTGATAGGCTTCTTCTTGGTGAAAAACACCTTTATCAACGTCCTGTCTACAGAAGAACCAAGGTTCTTTATGACCTTAATTGTCATGTGCAAACTCTGATTTGGTGGATTTGAACTTACATCTCTGTTCTCATCATCTTGCTCGTGCTGTTAATTTTCTGTCGGTAGGAATGCAGCGTCAACTCTCCTGATTATGGACCTCTACCATCAAATGCACCTGGATGGTGCCTTGCTCCATTTGACCCTGAAGGAATCTTAAGGTAAATATCCTCTTTTCCCTGTGTACACTTTTCCAGCAGATTGCGTCCAGCTTAATTTTGTTAGCTAGAGCCTAGGTACATAATAGAAACAACTTCTTTTTGACGTGATTTACTTTTTTGAGGTACTAATTCATAAAGGCCGATCGATAGATCTCTGCACTTTGTTAGATGTATAAAGAATCATATTCTTTTGCTGTACCATTTGTTTTACATATGTTTGGAggctcctttttctttttcatgtaAATCAAATTATATATGAGCCTCATTGTCAGCTAGCAAATTCTGTTCCTTTGCTTTACTTTAATTGCTTCCAGCtcatgtcttttcttttcttattgaaACTATTCAGTTCTTTGATGGCCGCCATTACATGCCTTGTGGGCTTGCATTTCGGCCACATTCTTGTGCATGTTAAAGTAAGAAAGACATGATACTCTTTCGAAACATTTGCTAACTATAGAATTGCTTGTTGTATTTTGTTGCATCCTCTTTCTCATATAAATACATCTTTGCTGTAGGGTCACATGCAGAGGGTAATCTTTTGGTCCGTATTTTCTGTCTTTCTAACAATTGTAGGATATGTGTTGGAGCTTGCAGGTATGCTGTTTAATGGATGATGTTGGGTTGAATTTTGTTTTCAAGACATGTTTGCTTTATAGCTGATGCTTACAGCACATTTTTGATGTTCCAGGTGTTCCTTTTTCTAAACCGCTTTACACATTGAGCTATATGTTCATCACGGCTGGAGTATCCGGTTTGCTCTTAGTAGTTCTTTATTACCTTGTGAGTCTGACTAGATTTTCCGGTTATCTTCTCTATTTATGAAATTAACCCTTTTGTGATATTAATTTTCCGAAAAATGATATGTGCCAAAAGTGAGAAATTCTCTTGCAttgtaatattaattaaataaagcaCCAGCTTGGTACTTTATTTAATAAAATctttaccttataaaaaaaagagttcgatGAAATTAGCATACTGTTTCAGATGCTCTACTTAATGAAAAAGCGCCTGGTAGGTTAATAAATGGAATTAAATTGAAGTTCACAACATGAGAGTAACTTTATTAATACAATAACAATAAACCCAGTGAATTCTCACAACTCACAATTGGGGTCCggagagggtagagtgtacgcggACCGTACCCTTACCCTCGGAGGGTAGAGATTTTGTTTCCGAATAGACTCTTAGgtaaagaaaatatgaaaaagaaGCAGTGGCAAtaagcagtaacaacaacaagatattaAGAAAATCGAAGCGAGAGATAGCAATCGAACAATAGGTAGTAATAGCAATCTAAGAATAAAAAGAAACCATACTAATACTAATACTACTTGTATGGGAAACAAAATGGAAAACACTTGATTACCTACTAATCTTCTACCCTgattctcgacctccacatctttctatcaagggtcatgtcctcggtaagcttaAGATGCGTCATTTCCTGGCTAATCACCTCTCCCGGTACTTCATTGGCCTACCTCTAGCTCTTCTCATACCCCCCGAGGTTAACCTCTCATACCTCATAACTGAGACATGTGCTTCTCCTCGTCACATGCCTGAACGATCTCAGCCTCGCCTCCCGCATGTTATCCTCCACGGGGTTCACTCTCACCTTTtaccgaataacttcattcctattCCTATCTAACGCGGTATACCCCCACATCCatttcaacatcctcatctcagctactttaatcttctggatatgagagttcttgactggccaacactttGCCCCATACAATATAGTCGGTATAACTACCATTTTATAGAACTTGCCTTTAAGTTTTAGTggtacattcttatcacacaagacgcCCAGatgcgagcctccatttcatccaccttgctccaatacgatgtgtgacatcctcatcaatctcctCATTATTATTGTAATTGTATGTTTGGTCATGATGCATTACAGCCTTCGCTAAAGCAATGCTTGATCTGCAGTTTGTGCTTCCAAATTCAATTACCTGGCTTTCTGGAAGATTCCGAGACAGGGTACCAAATAACGAAATTTAGATTGTGCAAAAGACTGTTTTCCTGATAACTTTATGTATCTTTCAAATCATCTAGTGATTGCATTCGTGGCACTGACTTATTGGTTTTGAAGAGAAACATCTTTATTCTGACGTCGAAACCTTCCACTTCTCATAGAGTATTTGGTTCCATTACAACGCTTTCTTGTAAACTACTAAATAGGAAAGGTATTCCCTTAATCTTCTATATCATTAGAGGAAAAGGATAATATTGCTGATCTAGGGCATGGAGTTTGATTTGCATTCTCTATATGGTGCAGGTTGATGTCAAATGTTTCAGGAAGCCATTTATACTATTTCAGTGGATGGGAATGAATGCTCTCATCCTCTATGCTTTGGCTGCTTGTGACCTCTTTCCCGCAGCACTACAAGGTTTCTATTGGTATTCACCTGAAAACAACTTGGTAATCATCTTCTTTCCATCAAATATCCGTTCCTCTAGTAAACTTACTCATCTCCTGAGAAGCTATTTCTGATCATTGTAAGGCTGTGCTCCACGAACTTCTTTCGGCAAGCAGTGTTTGTGGAAGATCAATGATCAACTAGAGCACACCAAAGATATTTCTGTTTTTCTATCCCGATGGATAAATTAGTAGTATGAATTTGGAAGATTCTCAGTAAAATGGTTTTGGACTCTGGTGGAAGGggtttgggggggagggggggtttcATTTGAATTAGGGACCTCTTGACCAGTTAAACTAGGCTGGCTACCCTTCAAGCACTCTGCACCTGTCCTCTCTCTCTATATCTATTATGGCTTTTCTTCAGCCATCATGTAGCATAGTGATATTTTATGGCATCATGCACATAATAGCTTTCATACTAGTATATTCTCCTCAAGTCGCTATAGGGTCAATTTTTTCTTGTTAACAATATTCTCTCCATCTTTTGTGTAAGAGACATCATCAAATTAAATAGCATCCTTTTCTAGCAAATCCGCTGCTTCCTTTAGGTTTCCGAGTTTGTTTACTGCATACTCGTAGGTGCTTTTAGAGACGTACAGATAGTATCTATATCAAAATGATGCTTCTCTTTAATTAAATCTAAACTTACAAATAAAATGGAATATAGGTTGACATCACAGAAAGGTTCCTTCAAGCAGTATTTCATTCAAAGAAGTGGGGTACTCTGGTATTTGTGATGCTTGAGATACTGTTTTGGGGCTTGGTTGCTGGATTCCTTCACGCAAAAAAGGTTTATGTAAAGCTATGAAGTTGCTGACGGAAATGCTTTTTGCACTGAGTGGGTGCCACGCTCTCTTGATCATGCCCAAATGTTTCAAAAGCATGCATTCAGTGAGTTCTTCGGCAGCAAACCCAGAAGATAACTCAGATTCTCATAGCATTGTACTTTACTGTCCTCATGGCATGTATATAGCTGCGGATAATTTATTACAGTAGAATGGTAGATTATGAACAGTTTCCAGCTTTCTCCTCGTCTAGTTATGGCATTACAATGTGCTTCTGGAAGATATGTATTTAGTCCTGTCACAAGATGACATCACGTTGTAAATTAAACTTGTACAATATGTAGCTCTCGTTGTTCTTCTTCTCTTCTATTTCCCTACTCCTAGCTGGTCCTGATATGGAATGAAGTTAAAGCAATAGGGATGCTAATATATTCCAATTTTGGGCAGGAATAACTGACTGTTGGGACAACCGGTGTTGGTGGTGTTTgggtttgtgggggggggggggggggggaggagaaGTTCGATGTCGAAATATTA
Above is a window of Nicotiana tabacum cultivar K326 chromosome 8, ASM71507v2, whole genome shotgun sequence DNA encoding:
- the LOC107823441 gene encoding uncharacterized protein LOC107823441, whose amino-acid sequence is MSSPPLTVVTDSGERAPLLLSNSSPELILSHSHATDGEIVSEPAGSKPTPKQRLLSLDVFRGLTVALMILVDDAGKAFPSINHSPWFGVTLADFVMPFFLFIVGVSASLVFKKVSSKPQATKKVLLRTVKLFILGVFLQGGYFHGRDNLSYGVDIARIRWMGVLQRISIGYLFASILEIWLANDYPVDSAKAFVRRYFFQAVAGTLIGLSYLILLYGLYVPDWFFEISSLDMESAVSGYELSTQTVNCGVRGSLDPPCNVVGLIDRLLLGEKHLYQRPVYRRTKECSVNSPDYGPLPSNAPGWCLAPFDPEGILSSLMAAITCLVGLHFGHILVHVKGHMQRVIFWSVFSVFLTIVGYVLELAGVPFSKPLYTLSYMFITAGVSGLLLVVLYYLVDVKCFRKPFILFQWMGMNALILYALAACDLFPAALQGFYWYSPENNLVDITERFLQAVFHSKKWGTLVFVMLEILFWGLVAGFLHAKKVYVKL